The genomic DNA GGCTTCCAGGTCATAGGTTTCCCCGTTCTGACTTTTCGCCTCGCCTTTCTCATCTTCCTGGAACCAATCAGGCAGTTTCTCTGTCCTGATCGGCTTCCTTCGGGTGGTCCGCTTTTCATTTTTCCCTGACGCCCACTCCATGTATTGCTTGTGTTCATTCTTGGCAAGCTCCATCGCTTCCCCGGCCGTGCTCACTTTCTTCCGGGCCCAATGGGAAGCGATCTTCTCCATATACCCTTTCGTCAGCTTCATATCCGTCTTCAGCAGCACATACTGGATCAGGACATTAATGACGGGAAGCGGCAGTTTCTGTGTCATGATGATCTCTTCGACAACTTGAAGATCCGAATTCGATGCGGCACTCCCATTGGAAATGTCAGCAAGGACATCCTTTGGCGATGTGCTTTCGAGATACTCCAGAAGCTCCTCTTCCCTCGACAACGGTTTGGATGCTTCCTTCTTCACCGGTCTAGCTTTCGGTGTCAGGTCGGGCAGTTCATCGCCGGTTTGCAGCTGATACCAATCCCGGGCCGATTTCCGTAACTGCTCAACATCAATCGCCTCATCCGAATCAAGGGAGCCAAGAAGGATGTTTTTCATCTGTAGGGGACCGATTCCGTAGAGATAGCTTAGCTTCAAGATCGTTTCCTTCACGACAGGAGTGAAGGCCCTCCTCGGCACCATGGATTCTGAAAGTCCGTTGAGCAGCAGGCTGAAATCAAAGTCGATATCATCCATTGGAGGTCCTTCGTTCTTCCCATAGCCGATATATGCCTTCTCCCCATTCGTCAACGAGCCGTCATTGGCCTCATGGCGAAGGAAGTCGATGCTGTTCTCCGAAGAGAAAACGTCCTGAAACGAGCGGGTGACATTTGTAAAGCTGTCTGATTCCATCCCGCGATCAGTGAACGATTCTTTCAGGCGCAGGTAGTGGGAGCGGCCAATTTTCCTGAACAGATACACATTCAGCATGCCATCTGTGAAAAAATCATTCGGAAGCAGCGGGGGCTGCAGTTCATAAATGAAGCTCCGCTCGTTTTCCCCTTTCTTCGCGTACGTCTTAAGGAGGCCGATCCCTTCGAGCTTCATACGCGCTTCATGGATTTCCTGAAGATTCATGGACAGGATATTCATCAAATGATAATGGTTCGAAGGCGCAGACCACAACCTGCTTTCTTCCACCTCTCCCCACAGGCTCATATACAGGCTGTAGGAAACCGGACCGATAAGGGGCTGATATAAGAATGTGATGATCTTTCTCTCAAATTCCTGCAGGAGCCCGTTGGTGCAGACCGTATAATGATCCACAGGCTGAATTTCATTCCAGTGATTCTTCATCATTGACCTCTACCTTTCGACACATAAGAGAAAAAGAGCCAAAGATGGACTCTTCAGCTCGGCCTTTCACTCTTTTTTGATCAGTTCTTTAAGTTCATCTATGAACACATTGATATCCTTGAATTGTCTGTATACCGAAGCAAACCGGACGTAAGCGACTTCGTCGACCTGCGCCAGGCGATCCATGACCATCTCACCCACTTTAACGGACTCGACCTCGGACACCCCTTGGTTCCGGAGGTCCTTTTCAATGTCCAGGGAGAGCTTCTCGAGCGTCTCCAATGGAACCGGACGTTTCTCGCATGCCTTAATAAGACCGCGGAGGATCTTTTCTCTGCTGAACTCTTCCCGCAGGCCTTCCTTCTTCACCACAATCAAAGGCAGTTCTTCCACCTTTTCGAACGTGGTGAACCGGAACGCGCACACTTCACATTCTCTTCTTCTCCTGATGGAACGCCCTTCATCAGCCGGACGCGAATCCACCACCCGGGTGCCGTTATTTTGGCAGGACGGACATTTCATACTATCAGCTCCGTTATGCTAAACTCATTTACACTTATGATATAGAAAAGTGGTGCTCACCACAAGTTCTTCGCTATCTCACCCTCGTCAATTTCCCGTCCAGGACATCGTAATAATTCTTGATCTGCGCCTTCAGGACGGAATACGTGCCGAGGATCTTTCCTTTATCCGTACTCAGTTTGAAATCGACCGCCGTCTCGAGCGGCCTCACCCCGATGACCGTCGCCACTATGAACAGCTGCGGGGTCCCGTTCTTCCGGATTGTGATCTCTCCCCTGTCCTTCGATTCGGATAGGATATCGTACTGGGAAGATGAGAACAATTCGAGGACGGCATTGAATGTCCCATTTTGCATGGATTTATAATAATGGGTCTGCAGGACTTCTTCTTCCTGCTTATCCGATGTTTCACATTCCGATTGAAAACGTTTCAACAAGGTCTTGATTCCGCTCATGATCATTTTCCTCCCTTTGTATACCCTCATTTTACACGAAAACATGAGGATTGAAAATGGAGACATTGAAAGCGGGAACAACCTCAATAAAAAAAGAGATGCATGAGTCATGCACCTCTTGAAGATTCAACTATTAGAGCGCCTGAGCCTGTGATTTCTTCACCTGTACAGGTCCCATGCCGCGCGGAAGTTCGATTGTTTCACGGGTATCAGCACCCAGTGCTTCAGCTATATATTCTGCAGCGATGTTCGGATCTAGATCTCCGCATGTATACACATCGATGCTGGCATATCCATGTTCAGGAAAGCTGTGGATGGTCAGGTGGGATTCAGAGATGATCACCACTCCGCTCACGCCTTGTGGAGCAAATTTGTGAAAGGCCACTTCACGGATTTCAGCACCTGATTTAAGAGCTGCATCCACAAACGTTTTTTCAATTCCTACTACATCATTCAACTTTTCAAAATCGCAACCCCATAGTTCAGAGATTACATGACGACCCATTGTTTCCATTGATCGTTTCCCCCTTTGACATAATTTTTTTCGTCAAAATGAACAAGTCCCTTGGCAAAATCTTAACCACCACGGGGGAAAGTTAGTCCGAAGAGGTCCTAACCCTTTAAGTAGTTAACTCAGTAATCATTTGCTGTTAAGAAGTTCACGAAAAATAGTATACTTTGTTTAAACTCCATTTGCAATAAATTTTCAAAAGTTTTTTCATAGGGCCATTCCGGCATTCGGGCTGCAGGGAAATCCGTGATCCCGTAGTGAAAGCCTGTAAATCGCAAGGCGCTCCTTGCATGTGGGACTCTCGGGTCCCCTATGCGTTTTGATGGAGCGGGCGGGCAGGTGGACCCGGGTTGGATCCCGGACCCCGTCATGGAATTTGAGCACAAAAAAGAACGCATCCACGATGCGTCCCGATGTTCATTCATTCTTTTTATGTTGGTTCTTTCAAACATTGACCCCGGCTGCAGCCTCCATCTTGGATGCCGTGAACCGGACAAGATCGACGACCCGGCAGGAGTAGCCCCATTCATTATCGTACCATGCAAGCACCTTGACTTTGCGATCATCCATCACCATGGTGGAGAGGCCGTCAATGATGGCAGAGTGGGGATTGGTGTTGAAATCGATGGACACGAGCGGCTCCGTCGTGAATTCAACGATTCCATGCATGGAACCGAGTGAGGCAGCCGTGAAAGCATCATTGATTTCCTCGACCGTCACGTCCCTTTTCACATCGACCACAAGGTCCACAAGGGATACATTCGGCGTCGGGACGCGGAGCGCCATCCCGTGCAGCTTGCCCTTCAACTCCGGCATGACGAGGGCCAACGCCTTCGCTGCACCTGTCGTCGTCGGGATGATGGATTGACCGCACGCTCTCGCCCTCCGAAGGTCCTTATGGGGATTATCGATATTCTTTTGATCATTCGTATACGCATGCACCGTGGTCATCAGACCGTTTTCAATGCCGAACTGCTCGTGAAGCACTTTTGCCACAGGTGCCAGGCAGTTTGTCGTGCATGATGCATTGGAAATCACATGATGCTCATCGATATCGAGAGCGTCTTCGTTGACCCCCATCACGATGGTAACGTCTTCATTTTTACCCGGGGCGGTCAGAATCACCTTTCTCGCACCAGCGTCCAGATGCAGGGCCGCTTTCTCCCTGGAGTTGAACTTGCCTGTCGCTTCGATGACGATATCCACATTCAATTCCGCCCATGGCAAGGCAGCAGGATCACGGTTGCTCAGGAGCCGCACCGTCTTTCCATTGACAATGAGGGAATCCTCCCCGATTGCCACTTCTGCTTTGAACGTACCGTGGTTGGTATCATACTTGATCAGGTGAGCCAGTGTTTCTGCCGGATAGCTCGCATTGATGGCCACGACTTCCAAGTCATCCTCCATAATCGCCTTCCTGAATACCATTCTCCCAATTCGACCAAATCCATTGATTGCCACTCTCGCCATCATATATCCTGCTCCCCTCTATATTAATGTTATACTCATATGTTATTTTCTAAAAATAGTATAACATATTGAACGGAATTGACCATATGGTTTTGTGTAAATTCGAAATGTTGTAACATTCTGATAACGCTTTCTTTTATTCTTATTTCTCAAAGCTTGGTTAAAGTCCATTAAGCTCCTCCGTAAAGATAGAAAAAGCCGCCGGACATATCCCGGCGGGCTTCACTTTACGGCTTCAATCCCCATGTAGCAAGTAGCTCTTCCACCTGCTTCAAGGTATCTTCCACCGAACCATTATTATCGATGACTGCATCTGCCTTTTCGGCTTTTTCCTTCAAAGGGAGCTGCGAGGAGATGCGGGCTGCCGCTTCTTGTTCAGACAGCCGGTTCCGCTTCATCAATCGATCGAGCTGCACGTCTTCTTCGACGGCGACGACGACCGTCCGATCCACCATCCATGTCAGGTCACTTTCAAATAGAAGGGGAATATCCATGATGATCGTCTGTTTTCCGTTTTCAATGGCCTCGTCTTTATGCGCGAGCATCATGCTCCGCACGGCCGGATGCACGATCCCATTCAGGAGATTCCGTTTCGTCGGGTCATTAAAGATGATGGCCCCGAGCCCGGCACGGTCGATCTGGCCGTTTTCCTGAAGGATGCCCTTGCCGAATGCATCGACGATGGCGAGGTATGCGGGTTGCCCGACTTCCACCACCATGCGTGCTGCAAGATCTGCATCGATGATAATGTACCCCTTTTCTTTCAGAAATGCTGATACTGTACTTTTACCGCTTGCAATACCGCCCGTCAGTCCAATGATGGTTGCCACTTTCATCGATCCTTTCGTTCAGCACCATTCCCTAGAACCGCATAATCCCCAGACAGATCAATAGGACTCCAGGCAGGAAGGCGACCCGCTGGATCCATCTGATATGAGAGAAGTAGACGCCCAACTGCAATCCGCAGGTGAGGAAGATGAAACTCATGGAGAAGATGGCGATGGCAAGTGGAAAAGGAGAATAATTCAAAAGCGCGGCCCCGAGCCCTGCACCGAACGAATCAAGGGAAAGGGCTATGCCGAGCATGAATGCTTCTACGCCGGTGATGGTTCCGGAGCGGTCGAAATCGGCCGTCAACGGACGCCTCATGATCTGGATCACGAGGCCGATCGATTTGATTTCCACATTGATCAAGGTCTTTTCTTTCTCTTCCACTTGCGTTTCCTTCTCCGGTCTGAAGAACTGATAGAGCACCGCGAGTCCGATGGCCACCAGGATCAATCCTCCGATCCTCCCAGCCCATTCGGGTGAAAGGATGACAGAGATCGCCTGCCCCATGAACATGGCGATCAATAAGCATAATGCAGAGCATAAGGAAATGATGGTGATTGATTTTATAGGTATTTTGACTTTTCGTAATCCATATGTCAGTCCCGTACTGAAATTATCAAGGCTTACAGCAAATGCCAGCAGGAGTAAGGAGAAAAGTGTGTTCATTCTGACAGCCCTCCCAATCGTCAATACAATACTATATGGTATGGGCTTATCAGATGTTAAATGTTAGGGGCGCTGGCAGTGGGGACAATAATGCGTCCCTCGACCCGCCGATACTTTTTTCTCGATCGGCGTACCGCATGTCCTGCAAGCCTCTCCATTCCTGCTGTACACATACAGGTTCTGCTGGAACATCCCCATCTGCCCCTGAGAGTTCACATAGGAGCGGATCGTGCTTCCCCCCATATCCACTGCTTCCCTGAGGGTGGCAATGATGCTGTGATGCAGATCTGCTACTTCATCCACGGTCAGGGATGATGCCTTCCGGTCGGGATGGATCCCCGACCGGAATAACGCTTCATCCACATAAATATTCCCGAGTCCCACCATGACGGTCTGATCGAGGAGGACCGCCTTGACGATCCTTGAGGTACCGGCGAACTTCCCGTGAAGGTAGTCCGGCGTGAAGGCTTCTTCAAACGGTTCGGGTCCAAGCTGCAGAAGGGGAAGATGAAGAAGTTCTTCCCCTTTCTTGAACAGATGCATCGTCCCGAATTTCCGTACGTCTCGGTATCTCAATTCCGTTCCATCCGTGAAGGTGAATACCACATGGGTATGCTTCTCCACAGGCTCTTCCTTTTGATGAAGGGCATACTTCCCCTCCATCCTCAAGTGGGAGACAAGGGAGACATCATTCAGGTAGAAGATCAGAAACTTCCCCCGTCGCCCCATACCCAGGATTTCCTGACCTTTCAGGGAGTCGGTGAATTGAGCCGTCTCGGATGGTTCCTTGATCATCTTCGGCCAGCTCACGGCCACCTCTTTGATTGTCTTTCCTACTACGAGGACCTCCAATGTCCTTCTGACTGTTTCTACTTCTGGAAGTTCAGGCACCGGTCCTACTCCTCTCTATTTTGCATCGTACCATGTGTCGCCATAGGAATAGTCCACTTTGAGGGGCACTTCAAGCTCCATTGTCTGCTCCATGACTTCCGGTACGATTTTCTCCAGTATCTCGATTTCATCCTTCGGCGCTTCGAAGATCAGTTCATCGTGCACTTGAAGGAGAAGGCGTGATTTCAGATTTTCCTGTTCAAGTCGGGCTGCCATATCGATCATCGCTTTTTTGATGATGTCGGCTGCACTCCCCTGAATCGGTGTGTTCATCGCCGTACGCTCAGCAAAGCTCCGCAGATTGAAGTTCCGGCTCGTGATTTCTGGGAGGTATCGCCTGCGTTTGAGCAGGGTCGTGACATAGCCTTTCTGCTTGGCATCCTGCACGATGTCCTCCATATAATCCTTCACTCCCGGGAAGCTTTCAAGGTATTTGTTGATGAACTCACCGGCTTCTTTCCGTGTGATATCCAGGCTCTGTGATAGACCGTAGTCACTGATCCCGTACACGATCCCGAAGTTGACGGCTTTCGCATGCCGCCTCATATTCGATGTAACGTCTTCTTTCGCCACTCCGAAGACGTCCATCGCCGTCTTTGTATGGATGTCCATATCGTTCCGGAAGGCTTCGATCAGCTTTTCATCCTTTGCGATATGGGCGAGGACGCGTAGCTCGATCTGGGAGTAATCCGCTGCGAACATCACCCAGCCTTCTTCTGATGGGATGAACGCCTGTCTGATTTTGCGGCCTTCTTCCAGCCTGATCGGGATATTCTGAAGGTTCGGATCCGTCGAGCTGAGGCGTCCCGTCTGGGTGAGGGCCTGGTTGAAGCGCGTATGGATCTTACCGGTTTCCTCATGCACCACTTTCAGCAATCCTTCAAGGTATGTGGACTGCAGCTTTCCAAGCTGACGATAGTGGAGTATGTAGTCGATGATCTCATGCTTCGACTGCAGCTTCTCCAATACATCGGCAGACGTGGAGTAGCCGGTCTTCGTCTTCTTGATGACAGGCAGCCCCAGCTTATCGAACAGGACCACGCCGAGCTGCTTGGGAGAATTGATGTTGAAGCTTTCCCCTGCGAGCTCGTGGATTTTGCGCTCCAGTTCAACAAGGCGATCGGCGAGTTCGTCCTTCATTTCATTCAAGCGATCACAGTCGACCTTCACCCCGGTATGCTCCATCTCGGCCAGGATCAGGGCGAGGGGAAGCTCCAGATCGGTAAACAATTCTTTTTGATTGTTCTCCTCGAGCTCGTCCATGCATGTCGCCTTCAAGGTCGAGAGAACGAACGCCTTCCTGGCGATGTGTTCAGACAGCACATCAAGATCCGGTACCTTCTGTTTCGCTCCCTTGCCGAAGACAGCTTCATCGGATTTCATGCCTGCCTGTCCGTGGCCTTTGGCAATCGTGGCGAAATCCTCACTCGATTCAGAAGGATTGATGATATAGGACGCGAGCAAGAGGTCGAAATCGATTCCCTCGATCTCGATGCCTTCCCTCAGGAAGGATACGATCGTTTCTTTAGCGTTGTAGACGTGCTTGACGGATGTCCCGTCCTCCGCCCATTCCTTGAACGCAGGGGATGCTGCCGCTGCTTCCATCGAAAAGAAATAGGTTCCCTTTTCGTTGTGGAGACCGATCCCGATGACCTTGCCTGTATGATAATTATCCTCGAGCATTTCAATATAGAGGGAACTCTCCCGGGCAAGATAATCCGCTTTGATCTCTTCCAGTACTTCGAATGCGATCTCCTCTTGTTCCACCGTTTCTTCCTCGACGGTTTCCCCCATTTTTTCGAGAAGGGAATTGAAGCCGAGATCCTTGAAGACGGCCTTCAGTTCCTGGGTTTCCTCCCCTTCATACTGGAGGTCATCAAGTCCCACATCCACCGGCGCTTCACGGAGGATCGTCGCCAGTTCCTTGCTCATGATGGCCTGTTCCTTATTCTCTTCAAGCTTTTCCTTCAGCTTCTTCCCGCTCACCTGATCGATGGAAGCGAGGAGCTCCTCAAGCGTTCCGAACTGCTTCAACAGTTTGATTGCCGTCTTCTCACCGACCCCCGGCACGCCAGGGATATTATCCGAGCTGTCACCCATGAGGCCCTTCATATCGATGACGCGATCAGGCGTGATCTCCCACTTTTCCTTGACGTGTTCCGGCGTATAGATTTCAAGATCCGTGATCCCTTTACGCGTGATGCACACCGTCGTTTTATCCGAGCTGAGCTGCGTGAGGTCCTTGTCTCCCGAAAACACCTTTACGTCAAAGCCTTCCGCTTCCGCCCTCAGTGACAGGGTCCCGATGATGTCATCCGCCTCGTAATTTTCCTTTTCGTATCGCTTGATCCCGTATGCATCCAAAAGCTCCCGGATGTAGGGGAATTGTTCCGATAGCTCAGGCGGGGTCTTTTGCCTGCCCCCTTTATATTCCTTGAATGTTTCATGCCTGAAGGTGGTCTTCCCTGCATCGAATGCAACCAGGATATGCGAGGGTTTCTCATCCTCGAGGATCCTTTGAAGCATCGTGGTGAAGCCATAGACGGCGTTCGTATGTACACCTTTATCGTTGTTCAACAGCGGCAGGGCAAAGAATGCGCGATATGCGATACTGTTCCCATCGATCAAGACTAGTTTTTTTGACATGGCGGTACCTCCTGTACGTTCATCACATAAGTATGAACCTTCTCTATACCCATTCTACCATGACCGGGATTGAAAGGAAAAATCCCCACCCCGTCCCGGCAGGAAGGACACGTCGGTAATGGCCCTGCCCATCGTGCTGAAAACGGTTGAGGGCTCCTGGCTACTGCTGGAGCATCCCCTCTCACTTCCTTCATGTGAAGACGAAAAAAAGCCTCCGGACAGGAGGCTCTGCGATCATTCGGTATAGCCCATGAGCAAGCGGGCATACGGTGAATCCGATGGAAGGACGATGACGGTTTCATCATCGATCGTCTTTTTGTAGGTTTCGAGGGTGCGGTACAGATCATAGAATTCAGGATCTTTGGAAAAGGATTGATTGTAGATCTTCGCAGCCTCTGATTCTCCTTCAGCCCTGATGACATTGGCCTCGGTTTCCGCCTTCGCGATGAGCTCCTTCACTTCCCGGTCCGTTTCGGCCGTGATGCTCTGTTTCTCCGCATCCCCTTGGGAAAGGTACTCCTGTGCCTTGGATTCCCGCTCGGAAATCATCCTTGTATAGACGGACTTCTCATTGGCCTCTGGCAGGTCGGTACGTTTGATCCGTACATCTTTGACCACCACCCCGTATTGCTGATTTTCGAGAAGTTCATTGACCTTATCTGTGATCTGGTCGTTCAGGCTCCCTCTGGAGGACTTTTCATCATTGATGACCTCTTCATATTCCAGTTTACCGAGCTCTGCCCTGACCACAGAATAGATGAAGTCCTCCATCTTCGCTTCTGCGTTGATGACATTCCGTGCATTGGAGATCATCTTCAAAGGATCGGTGATCTGCCACACGGCATAGTTATCGATGAGCATCCGCTTTTTATCCTTTGTATTGATCTCGGCCTCGGTCACATCGGACGTCATCTGCCGCTTCGTCAACGTCGTAACCGATTGAATGAAGGGAACCTTTGCCTTCAGACCCGGCTCTTCGTCGATCCGCACCACTTCACCGAACTGACGGACGACCTTGTATTCCCCTTCTTTCACGAT from Rossellomorea marisflavi includes the following:
- a CDS encoding replication initiation and membrane attachment family protein, giving the protein MMKNHWNEIQPVDHYTVCTNGLLQEFERKIITFLYQPLIGPVSYSLYMSLWGEVEESRLWSAPSNHYHLMNILSMNLQEIHEARMKLEGIGLLKTYAKKGENERSFIYELQPPLLPNDFFTDGMLNVYLFRKIGRSHYLRLKESFTDRGMESDSFTNVTRSFQDVFSSENSIDFLRHEANDGSLTNGEKAYIGYGKNEGPPMDDIDFDFSLLLNGLSESMVPRRAFTPVVKETILKLSYLYGIGPLQMKNILLGSLDSDEAIDVEQLRKSARDWYQLQTGDELPDLTPKARPVKKEASKPLSREEELLEYLESTSPKDVLADISNGSAASNSDLQVVEEIIMTQKLPLPVINVLIQYVLLKTDMKLTKGYMEKIASHWARKKVSTAGEAMELAKNEHKQYMEWASGKNEKRTTRRKPIRTEKLPDWFQEDEKGEAKSQNGETYDLEAEKRKLEEELKNFRK
- the nrdR gene encoding transcriptional regulator NrdR; this encodes MKCPSCQNNGTRVVDSRPADEGRSIRRRRECEVCAFRFTTFEKVEELPLIVVKKEGLREEFSREKILRGLIKACEKRPVPLETLEKLSLDIEKDLRNQGVSEVESVKVGEMVMDRLAQVDEVAYVRFASVYRQFKDINVFIDELKELIKKE
- the speD gene encoding adenosylmethionine decarboxylase; this encodes METMGRHVISELWGCDFEKLNDVVGIEKTFVDAALKSGAEIREVAFHKFAPQGVSGVVIISESHLTIHSFPEHGYASIDVYTCGDLDPNIAAEYIAEALGADTRETIELPRGMGPVQVKKSQAQAL
- a CDS encoding glyceraldehyde-3-phosphate dehydrogenase, with translation MMARVAINGFGRIGRMVFRKAIMEDDLEVVAINASYPAETLAHLIKYDTNHGTFKAEVAIGEDSLIVNGKTVRLLSNRDPAALPWAELNVDIVIEATGKFNSREKAALHLDAGARKVILTAPGKNEDVTIVMGVNEDALDIDEHHVISNASCTTNCLAPVAKVLHEQFGIENGLMTTVHAYTNDQKNIDNPHKDLRRARACGQSIIPTTTGAAKALALVMPELKGKLHGMALRVPTPNVSLVDLVVDVKRDVTVEEINDAFTAASLGSMHGIVEFTTEPLVSIDFNTNPHSAIIDGLSTMVMDDRKVKVLAWYDNEWGYSCRVVDLVRFTASKMEAAAGVNV
- the coaE gene encoding dephospho-CoA kinase (Dephospho-CoA kinase (CoaE) performs the final step in coenzyme A biosynthesis.), which codes for MATIIGLTGGIASGKSTVSAFLKEKGYIIIDADLAARMVVEVGQPAYLAIVDAFGKGILQENGQIDRAGLGAIIFNDPTKRNLLNGIVHPAVRSMMLAHKDEAIENGKQTIIMDIPLLFESDLTWMVDRTVVVAVEEDVQLDRLMKRNRLSEQEAAARISSQLPLKEKAEKADAVIDNNGSVEDTLKQVEELLATWGLKP
- the ytaF gene encoding sporulation membrane protein YtaF; amino-acid sequence: MNTLFSLLLLAFAVSLDNFSTGLTYGLRKVKIPIKSITIISLCSALCLLIAMFMGQAISVILSPEWAGRIGGLILVAIGLAVLYQFFRPEKETQVEEKEKTLINVEIKSIGLVIQIMRRPLTADFDRSGTITGVEAFMLGIALSLDSFGAGLGAALLNYSPFPLAIAIFSMSFIFLTCGLQLGVYFSHIRWIQRVAFLPGVLLICLGIMRF
- the mutM gene encoding DNA-formamidopyrimidine glycosylase, whose amino-acid sequence is MPELPEVETVRRTLEVLVVGKTIKEVAVSWPKMIKEPSETAQFTDSLKGQEILGMGRRGKFLIFYLNDVSLVSHLRMEGKYALHQKEEPVEKHTHVVFTFTDGTELRYRDVRKFGTMHLFKKGEELLHLPLLQLGPEPFEEAFTPDYLHGKFAGTSRIVKAVLLDQTVMVGLGNIYVDEALFRSGIHPDRKASSLTVDEVADLHHSIIATLREAVDMGGSTIRSYVNSQGQMGMFQQNLYVYSRNGEACRTCGTPIEKKVSAGRGTHYCPHCQRP
- the polA gene encoding DNA polymerase I; the protein is MSKKLVLIDGNSIAYRAFFALPLLNNDKGVHTNAVYGFTTMLQRILEDEKPSHILVAFDAGKTTFRHETFKEYKGGRQKTPPELSEQFPYIRELLDAYGIKRYEKENYEADDIIGTLSLRAEAEGFDVKVFSGDKDLTQLSSDKTTVCITRKGITDLEIYTPEHVKEKWEITPDRVIDMKGLMGDSSDNIPGVPGVGEKTAIKLLKQFGTLEELLASIDQVSGKKLKEKLEENKEQAIMSKELATILREAPVDVGLDDLQYEGEETQELKAVFKDLGFNSLLEKMGETVEEETVEQEEIAFEVLEEIKADYLARESSLYIEMLEDNYHTGKVIGIGLHNEKGTYFFSMEAAAASPAFKEWAEDGTSVKHVYNAKETIVSFLREGIEIEGIDFDLLLASYIINPSESSEDFATIAKGHGQAGMKSDEAVFGKGAKQKVPDLDVLSEHIARKAFVLSTLKATCMDELEENNQKELFTDLELPLALILAEMEHTGVKVDCDRLNEMKDELADRLVELERKIHELAGESFNINSPKQLGVVLFDKLGLPVIKKTKTGYSTSADVLEKLQSKHEIIDYILHYRQLGKLQSTYLEGLLKVVHEETGKIHTRFNQALTQTGRLSSTDPNLQNIPIRLEEGRKIRQAFIPSEEGWVMFAADYSQIELRVLAHIAKDEKLIEAFRNDMDIHTKTAMDVFGVAKEDVTSNMRRHAKAVNFGIVYGISDYGLSQSLDITRKEAGEFINKYLESFPGVKDYMEDIVQDAKQKGYVTTLLKRRRYLPEITSRNFNLRSFAERTAMNTPIQGSAADIIKKAMIDMAARLEQENLKSRLLLQVHDELIFEAPKDEIEILEKIVPEVMEQTMELEVPLKVDYSYGDTWYDAK
- the hflC gene encoding protease modulator HflC encodes the protein MSNPNVYQFEKKERPPTDWKPYVRTGIFLVVLLALLLVAFTSVYIVKEGEYKVVRQFGEVVRIDEEPGLKAKVPFIQSVTTLTKRQMTSDVTEAEINTKDKKRMLIDNYAVWQITDPLKMISNARNVINAEAKMEDFIYSVVRAELGKLEYEEVINDEKSSRGSLNDQITDKVNELLENQQYGVVVKDVRIKRTDLPEANEKSVYTRMISERESKAQEYLSQGDAEKQSITAETDREVKELIAKAETEANVIRAEGESEAAKIYNQSFSKDPEFYDLYRTLETYKKTIDDETVIVLPSDSPYARLLMGYTE